One segment of Pseudomonas asgharzadehiana DNA contains the following:
- a CDS encoding TonB-dependent siderophore receptor translates to MPRHFQRSPLPLALAINLASVAALSLALCSPAAAQEAARYAIAAGPLGPALNLFAQQAHVALLFDSKTVAGLTTAGLHGEFPINQGFAQLLSGSGLQAAQGANGYVLVPVNTSGSLELGLTSITGLTEERSTEHVKGYVATRNLSATKTDTPIIETPQSLSVVTSDEIRDRQSETLSQTLDLTPGFTSQPTSFNRTSDRFRIRGFDVESATGGSLRDGLRLQNNSYDGVQEPYGLERAEVIRGAASVLYGQLSPGGLINTVSKRPSQTPYHELNLQAGQNNRKQLSADFTGPLGDSDTLSYRLTLLDRKSDTAADHIRNDKVYVAPALTWQPNDDTSLTLLSFYQKTETGFSAPLPYQLTKGVGSGRFQIGRHDFIGEPDYDEMNGEMSALGYEFEHRFDEHTRISHKLRYYQSDVTWRYLQVNIAGNNIATAQTTGLLRRQYSDREERSRGLASDTHIESKWQFGDWQHTFLLGFDGYDTSYDSHNFRGTAQPLNLATYQYGQPVVVNTNPATDRGSQIDTLQKGIYFQDQIKFDERWILLLGGRHDWADQHTELFRNGVDSGKSDEATTWRAGLVYKADNGLAPYISYSESFFPVAGTNKAEESFIPTEGKQYEIGIRYQPEGSATLLSAAVYQLEQRNVLSQDRTDLNFSVQVGEVRSRGFELEAKTEATPNLSLIASYAYIDARITKSDIASEIGQRSEDTPYHQAALWADYRLAALGIPHLRIGGGARYKGTTQASGVPSSMPAYTLYDARASYELDEHWEVAVNANNVTNKRYTYCEFAICRYGDERQLISSLTYRW, encoded by the coding sequence ATGCCGCGCCACTTCCAGCGTTCCCCCTTGCCCCTCGCCCTGGCGATCAACCTGGCCAGCGTTGCCGCGCTGAGCCTGGCCCTGTGCAGCCCGGCTGCCGCGCAAGAGGCGGCGCGTTATGCCATCGCCGCGGGGCCGCTCGGCCCGGCGCTGAACCTGTTCGCCCAGCAGGCCCATGTGGCGTTGTTGTTCGACAGCAAAACCGTCGCCGGTTTGACTACGGCTGGCCTGCACGGTGAGTTCCCGATCAACCAGGGCTTTGCCCAACTGCTGAGCGGCAGTGGTTTGCAGGCTGCGCAAGGCGCCAATGGCTATGTACTGGTGCCGGTCAACACCAGCGGCTCGCTGGAACTGGGGCTGACGTCGATTACGGGCCTGACCGAAGAACGCAGCACCGAGCACGTCAAGGGCTACGTGGCCACGCGTAACCTGAGTGCTACCAAGACCGACACGCCGATCATCGAAACCCCGCAATCGCTGTCGGTGGTCACCAGCGATGAGATCCGCGATCGGCAATCGGAAACCCTCTCGCAAACCCTTGACCTGACGCCGGGGTTCACCAGCCAACCCACCAGTTTCAACCGCACCTCGGACCGTTTCCGCATTCGCGGCTTCGACGTGGAGTCGGCCACCGGTGGCTCCCTGCGCGATGGCCTGCGCCTGCAAAACAACTCGTACGATGGCGTACAGGAACCCTATGGGCTGGAACGCGCCGAGGTGATTCGCGGCGCGGCGTCGGTACTGTACGGGCAGCTCTCGCCCGGCGGGTTGATCAACACCGTGAGCAAGCGCCCCAGCCAAACGCCTTACCATGAGCTCAACCTGCAGGCCGGGCAGAACAACCGTAAACAACTGTCCGCCGACTTCACCGGCCCGCTGGGCGACAGCGACACCCTGAGTTACCGCCTGACCCTGCTCGACCGCAAGAGCGACACCGCCGCCGACCATATCCGCAACGACAAGGTCTACGTCGCGCCGGCCCTGACCTGGCAGCCCAACGACGACACCTCGCTGACCTTGTTGTCGTTCTACCAGAAGACTGAAACCGGCTTCTCCGCGCCCCTGCCCTATCAACTGACCAAGGGCGTGGGCAGCGGCCGGTTCCAGATCGGCCGCCACGACTTTATCGGTGAACCGGACTACGACGAAATGAACGGCGAGATGTCGGCGCTGGGCTATGAGTTCGAGCACCGTTTCGATGAGCACACGCGCATCAGCCACAAGCTGCGCTACTACCAGTCGGACGTGACCTGGCGCTACCTGCAGGTCAACATCGCCGGCAACAACATCGCCACCGCGCAGACCACCGGCCTGCTGCGCCGTCAATACAGCGACCGCGAAGAACGCTCGCGGGGCCTGGCCAGCGACACCCATATCGAAAGCAAATGGCAGTTCGGCGACTGGCAGCACACCTTCCTGCTGGGCTTCGATGGTTACGACACCAGCTACGACTCGCATAACTTTCGCGGCACCGCACAGCCGTTGAACCTGGCGACCTATCAATATGGCCAGCCGGTAGTGGTCAACACAAACCCCGCCACCGACCGTGGCTCGCAGATCGACACCCTGCAAAAAGGCATCTACTTCCAGGACCAGATCAAGTTCGACGAACGCTGGATCCTGCTGTTGGGCGGCCGTCACGACTGGGCCGACCAGCACACCGAACTGTTCCGCAACGGGGTCGACAGCGGCAAAAGCGATGAAGCCACCACCTGGCGCGCCGGCCTGGTGTACAAGGCCGACAATGGCCTGGCGCCCTACATCAGCTACAGCGAATCGTTCTTTCCGGTGGCCGGCACCAACAAGGCCGAAGAGAGCTTTATTCCCACCGAAGGCAAGCAGTATGAAATCGGTATCCGCTATCAACCCGAAGGCAGCGCCACGCTGTTGAGCGCGGCGGTGTATCAGTTGGAACAGCGCAACGTGCTGAGCCAGGACCGCACCGACCTCAACTTCTCGGTACAGGTCGGCGAGGTGCGCTCGCGTGGTTTTGAACTGGAAGCCAAGACCGAAGCCACCCCCAACCTCAGCCTGATCGCGTCCTACGCCTACATCGACGCGCGCATCACAAAAAGCGATATCGCCAGCGAAATCGGCCAACGCAGCGAAGACACTCCCTATCATCAGGCCGCCCTGTGGGCCGATTACCGCCTGGCGGCACTGGGTATCCCGCACCTGCGCATCGGCGGCGGCGCCCGCTACAAGGGCACCACCCAAGCCTCCGGCGTACCCTCGTCGATGCCCGCCTACACCCTGTACGACGCTCGCGCCAGTTATGAGCTCGACGAGCATTGGGAGGTCGCAGTCAACGCCAATAACGTCACCAACAAGCGCTACACCTATTGTGAATTCGCGATTTGCCGGTATGGGGATGAGCGGCAGTTGATCAGTTCGTTGACGTATCGCTGGTAA
- a CDS encoding glycosyltransferase encodes MDKDNLATLERENARVERDAAIRERDAAIAYIAMLKNTRSWRITRPLRTLLHWLKYKSRHTEPDTLEFLRAEDLPLSPIAKATQPSLPDESPTEARFDILCFANIDWAARFQRPQQLMSQFARHGYRVFYIVPSRSAEPGHAYSSVEVAPGVFEVALRRDEFVDCYNQRLTENTLRGYTKAIDALARDLRIKTAVSVIHLAFWAPLAYQLRNDHGWKIQYDCMDDWVGFPGIGEVLLEEEQTLVKQADLMTVTAALLQEKWATASDNCLLLRNGVDFEFFERNCVPNNLLADIKRPLIGFYGGLAEWVDLPLIAAIARQRPDWNFVLIGDLFVKDLAGLDRLPNVHLLGRKPYAQMPLYLYHFNACLIPFRLYNVTHAVDPVKFYEFISAGKPVVSVPLEEMKIYQDFVYFASEPRAFIEQIECALNETDTRAATERVALASANDWHHRFETNLNALTALHAKVSIIVVTYNNVELTQGCIQSLLRNTTYPNYELIIVDNASSDDTRNYLRYLSRTQANVTVVLNDRNLGFAAANNQGLRLATGDCLVLLNNDTVLPKGWIDPLLRHLQDPQIGLVGPMTNAVGNEAKVDVDYVDLEHMEAFADRHVARHRGRTFDISMLAMFCVAMRREVFERIGLLDEAFGIGMFEDDDYSRRIQAAGLRTVCAQDAYIHHYGQASFKKLIASGEYQALWDKNQAYFESKWGKWKRPEPRLQSRAR; translated from the coding sequence ATGGACAAGGACAATCTGGCCACACTTGAGCGCGAAAACGCACGGGTAGAACGCGATGCGGCCATCAGGGAACGAGACGCGGCGATTGCCTACATCGCAATGCTGAAAAATACCCGCTCATGGCGCATTACCCGCCCCTTGCGCACGCTGCTGCATTGGCTCAAGTACAAATCCAGGCACACCGAACCCGACACCCTGGAATTCCTGCGTGCTGAAGATCTCCCCTTAAGTCCCATCGCGAAAGCTACCCAGCCATCCTTGCCGGACGAATCGCCGACAGAGGCCCGCTTCGACATTCTCTGTTTTGCCAATATCGACTGGGCCGCACGCTTTCAGCGCCCTCAGCAACTGATGAGCCAGTTTGCCCGGCATGGCTACCGTGTCTTCTACATCGTCCCCTCCCGCAGCGCCGAGCCTGGGCATGCCTACAGCAGCGTAGAAGTGGCGCCTGGCGTGTTCGAGGTTGCGTTGCGGCGCGATGAGTTCGTGGACTGCTACAACCAACGCCTCACTGAAAACACCCTGCGGGGCTACACAAAGGCGATCGATGCGCTGGCCAGGGACCTGCGTATAAAGACTGCGGTTTCAGTGATTCACCTGGCCTTCTGGGCCCCGCTCGCGTACCAACTGCGCAACGATCACGGCTGGAAAATTCAGTACGACTGCATGGATGACTGGGTTGGCTTCCCGGGTATCGGCGAGGTCTTGCTCGAAGAAGAACAAACCCTGGTCAAGCAGGCCGATTTGATGACGGTCACCGCGGCCTTGCTCCAGGAAAAATGGGCCACCGCGAGCGACAACTGCCTGCTGCTGCGCAACGGCGTGGATTTTGAGTTCTTCGAACGCAACTGCGTGCCCAACAACCTGCTGGCGGACATCAAGCGGCCTTTGATCGGCTTTTATGGCGGCCTGGCCGAATGGGTGGACCTGCCGTTGATCGCGGCCATCGCCCGGCAGCGGCCGGACTGGAACTTCGTATTGATCGGCGACCTGTTCGTCAAAGACCTGGCCGGGCTGGACCGCCTGCCCAACGTGCATTTGCTCGGCAGGAAGCCCTATGCGCAGATGCCGTTGTACCTGTACCACTTCAATGCCTGCCTGATCCCGTTCCGCTTGTATAACGTGACCCATGCGGTCGACCCGGTGAAGTTCTACGAATTCATCAGCGCAGGCAAACCGGTGGTATCGGTGCCGCTGGAAGAAATGAAGATCTACCAGGACTTCGTTTATTTCGCCAGCGAACCGCGGGCCTTCATCGAACAGATTGAGTGCGCCCTGAACGAGACCGACACCCGCGCCGCCACCGAACGCGTGGCGCTCGCCAGCGCCAATGACTGGCATCATCGCTTCGAAACCAATCTGAACGCGCTGACGGCCTTGCATGCGAAAGTGTCGATCATCGTGGTCACCTACAACAACGTCGAGCTGACCCAAGGCTGCATCCAGAGCCTGTTGCGCAATACCACCTACCCCAACTACGAATTGATCATCGTCGACAACGCCTCTTCGGACGATACGCGCAACTACCTGCGTTACCTGAGCCGCACCCAGGCGAATGTCACCGTCGTGCTCAATGACCGCAACCTCGGCTTCGCCGCCGCGAACAACCAGGGGCTGCGCCTGGCAACCGGTGACTGCCTGGTGCTGCTCAATAACGATACCGTGCTACCCAAGGGGTGGATCGACCCCTTGTTGCGCCACCTGCAAGACCCGCAAATTGGCCTGGTCGGCCCGATGACGAACGCGGTCGGCAACGAAGCCAAGGTGGACGTCGACTATGTTGACCTTGAACACATGGAAGCCTTCGCCGACCGCCATGTCGCACGGCACCGCGGCCGCACCTTCGATATCAGCATGCTCGCCATGTTCTGCGTGGCCATGCGCCGCGAGGTGTTCGAGCGCATAGGCCTGCTGGACGAAGCATTCGGCATCGGTATGTTTGAAGATGACGACTACAGCCGGCGCATCCAGGCGGCCGGGCTGAGGACGGTTTGCGCCCAGGATGCATACATTCATCACTATGGGCAGGCCTCGTTCAAGAAGCTGATCGCCAGCGGTGAATACCAGGCGCTGTGGGACAAGAACCAGGCCTATTTCGAGAGCAAGTGGGGTAAATGGAAGCGCCCTGAACCCCGCCTGCAATCGCGCGCGCGCTGA
- a CDS encoding polysaccharide pyruvyl transferase family protein, whose protein sequence is MSRAWQVGIFGTFDVANYGDLLFPIIAEVELTRRLGAVKLHRFSYHAKTPPEWPYEVTSLTALPDIAGELDGVLIGGGFIIRFDKVVATGYYPPDASIHHPTGYWLTPALIALQHAIPLIWNAPGMHCNEIPSWAVPLVKLSLDHSPHIRVRDALSQSALAQVSPTAQVEVLPDTAFGLARLLDVQAPSAAFLALRASAGLTQPYLVVHAMWGLDSFLHLWRTHAGLFEDLQLLLLPIGPVLGDHESVLGEGLERSRCLPFWPDPLLLAELLAHAEGVIGHSYHLAISSLVFGVPIFCSADLGTGKYTALPSHGRIFQIRRDQPIEPQWFRAQLGRQPLSQVTAHATEQLDAHWDRVAELIREGPRSTPAALNRYWQGLPGVLEDLHAQVQHQVAERQSDHAQHQHALEALYRSNSFKLTAPLRHIRRTLTKWLGALRHD, encoded by the coding sequence ATGAGTCGCGCGTGGCAGGTAGGGATCTTCGGCACGTTCGATGTCGCCAACTATGGCGACTTGCTGTTTCCCATCATCGCTGAAGTGGAATTGACCAGGCGCCTGGGCGCGGTAAAGCTCCATCGGTTTTCCTATCACGCAAAAACCCCACCCGAATGGCCGTACGAGGTCACCTCACTGACCGCTTTGCCGGACATCGCCGGCGAGTTGGATGGCGTACTGATCGGCGGCGGTTTCATTATTCGCTTCGACAAAGTGGTTGCCACCGGCTATTACCCGCCGGATGCCTCCATTCACCACCCCACCGGTTACTGGCTGACGCCGGCGCTGATCGCCTTGCAACACGCAATCCCGCTGATCTGGAATGCGCCCGGCATGCATTGCAACGAGATTCCGTCGTGGGCCGTGCCGCTGGTGAAGCTGAGCCTGGATCACAGCCCGCATATCCGGGTGCGGGATGCACTCTCGCAGTCAGCCCTGGCGCAGGTGTCGCCGACCGCCCAGGTCGAGGTGCTCCCCGATACCGCCTTCGGCCTTGCGCGGTTGCTCGACGTGCAAGCGCCGTCGGCCGCCTTCCTGGCACTTCGCGCCAGCGCCGGGCTGACTCAACCGTATCTGGTGGTGCATGCGATGTGGGGGTTGGACAGCTTCCTGCACCTGTGGCGAACCCATGCCGGATTGTTCGAAGACTTGCAGCTGCTGCTGTTGCCCATAGGACCGGTGCTGGGCGACCACGAAAGCGTTCTGGGCGAGGGCCTGGAACGCTCGCGATGCCTGCCGTTCTGGCCTGATCCTTTGCTGCTGGCGGAACTGCTGGCCCATGCCGAGGGCGTCATCGGGCACAGCTATCACTTGGCGATCAGCTCACTGGTGTTTGGCGTGCCGATCTTCTGCTCGGCGGACCTGGGCACCGGTAAATACACCGCGCTGCCCAGCCATGGGCGCATCTTCCAGATACGCCGGGACCAGCCCATTGAGCCGCAGTGGTTTCGCGCCCAATTGGGCAGGCAGCCCCTGTCCCAGGTCACCGCCCACGCGACGGAGCAGCTCGACGCACACTGGGACCGCGTGGCCGAGCTGATCCGTGAAGGCCCGAGGTCGACCCCAGCCGCGCTCAACCGTTATTGGCAAGGCTTGCCTGGGGTACTCGAAGACCTGCATGCACAGGTCCAACATCAGGTCGCCGAGCGGCAAAGCGACCACGCGCAACACCAACACGCGCTTGAAGCGCTGTACCGCTCCAACTCTTTCAAGCTGACGGCGCCGTTGCGCCACATCCGCCGTACCCTGACGAAATGGCTGGGAGCCCTTCGACATGATTGA
- a CDS encoding ABC transporter ATP-binding protein: MCSDIAVQTAHLSKSYHIYDTPRDRLWQLLSRGKKHFYREFWALQDVSLTLRKGETVGIIGRNGSGKSTLLQLICGTLSATSGSIHSHGRVAALLELGSGFNHDFTGRENVYMNGAVLGLSRAEIDARFAQITDFANIGDFIDQPTKTYSSGMLVRLAFAVAVCVQPDILIVDEALAVGDASFQFKCLNRLEALTQQGTTLLFVSHDMGMVKRFCNRVIYLREGRVRASGSPEEMAELYLLEMRDEQRRWASGGAVPVAPKAFLDKQGGIAFGTDEGHIVAACFTNTDSLYSSFVYGETIQICIQAQVRDTIELPSISVTIQEARLLVIGGANLPLQMEAAHDGWRKATITVHFPAALSAGKYHITLKLMNGHSEETAQLIEKQVALLAFDTLPGTKDFLGFVDLGIEAGHALQTSTLGERQ; this comes from the coding sequence ATGTGCTCTGACATCGCCGTACAAACGGCCCACCTGAGTAAGAGCTATCACATCTATGACACGCCCAGGGATCGTCTGTGGCAGCTGTTGTCCCGGGGTAAAAAGCATTTTTATCGCGAGTTCTGGGCGCTGCAGGATGTGTCACTGACACTGCGCAAAGGCGAAACGGTGGGGATCATCGGCCGTAACGGCAGTGGCAAATCGACGTTGCTGCAACTGATCTGCGGCACATTGAGCGCCACGTCCGGCAGCATTCACAGCCATGGGCGCGTGGCCGCGTTGCTGGAGCTGGGGTCGGGTTTCAATCACGACTTCACCGGGCGCGAAAACGTCTATATGAACGGCGCGGTGCTGGGGCTCAGTCGTGCTGAAATCGACGCGCGTTTTGCCCAGATTACTGACTTTGCCAATATCGGCGACTTTATCGACCAACCGACCAAGACCTACTCAAGCGGCATGCTCGTGCGGTTGGCCTTTGCGGTGGCCGTGTGCGTACAGCCCGACATCCTGATCGTCGATGAAGCCCTTGCGGTGGGTGACGCATCGTTTCAGTTCAAGTGCCTCAATCGCCTGGAGGCGCTGACCCAGCAAGGCACCACGTTGCTGTTCGTGTCCCATGACATGGGCATGGTCAAACGCTTTTGCAATCGAGTCATTTACCTGCGCGAAGGCCGGGTGCGCGCCAGTGGGTCTCCCGAAGAAATGGCCGAACTCTATCTGCTGGAAATGCGCGACGAACAGCGCCGCTGGGCCAGTGGCGGTGCGGTGCCGGTCGCTCCCAAGGCGTTTCTCGACAAACAAGGCGGCATCGCCTTCGGCACCGATGAGGGGCATATCGTGGCCGCCTGCTTTACCAATACCGACAGCCTCTATTCGAGCTTTGTGTACGGCGAAACCATCCAGATATGCATCCAGGCCCAGGTTCGCGACACCATTGAGTTGCCCTCCATCAGCGTGACAATCCAGGAAGCCCGGCTGCTGGTGATCGGCGGCGCCAACCTGCCGCTGCAGATGGAGGCGGCGCACGATGGCTGGCGCAAGGCGACCATCACCGTCCACTTCCCCGCCGCCCTCTCGGCGGGCAAATACCACATCACACTGAAACTGATGAACGGCCACAGCGAAGAAACCGCACAGCTCATCGAGAAGCAGGTCGCGCTGCTGGCGTTCGACACCCTGCCCGGCACCAAGGACTTCCTTGGGTTCGTCGACCTGGGAATCGAGGCCGGTCACGCCCTGCAAACGAGCACTCTGGGGGAGCGCCAATGA
- a CDS encoding class I SAM-dependent methyltransferase, which translates to MFKRIMKKLNAQPEAVSADKQVTADHWSENMAGSDAFSADVYWLAVPAVQQRHQHKATAGSGHPGWVQYCLKEFLGHSVSGARMLSIGCGTGTLERELYKLNAFEQCDAVDIAPGALDVARTEALAIGASSINYSLCDIEQTDLPGNCYDAVWFNGSLHHIRELEIVCQRVRHSLKPGGWLFFNEYVGANHFAFDAQQCAAISHAFGLIPEPFRRSFVKGSYGQVQQAVPLPDPIEVVKVDPSEAVRSADILRVVQEHFEIRALNRCGGSLLQFLLHGIAGNFTPDNPQSLRVLQMLFDIEDGLIESGTLKSDFVVVAASPGKTA; encoded by the coding sequence GTGTTCAAGCGAATCATGAAAAAGCTCAACGCCCAGCCGGAAGCGGTCAGCGCCGACAAGCAAGTCACCGCCGATCATTGGTCGGAGAACATGGCCGGCTCCGACGCATTTTCCGCGGATGTGTATTGGCTCGCGGTCCCCGCCGTACAACAGCGCCATCAGCACAAAGCGACTGCCGGCAGCGGCCACCCTGGCTGGGTGCAGTACTGCCTCAAGGAGTTTTTGGGCCACTCGGTTTCCGGCGCGCGGATGCTGAGTATCGGTTGCGGCACCGGCACCCTGGAGCGAGAGCTCTACAAGCTCAACGCCTTCGAGCAGTGCGATGCCGTGGACATAGCGCCTGGCGCACTCGACGTTGCCAGAACCGAGGCGCTGGCGATCGGCGCGTCGAGCATCAACTATTCATTGTGCGACATCGAACAGACGGACCTGCCCGGCAACTGCTACGACGCGGTCTGGTTCAATGGCTCGCTGCACCACATCCGCGAACTGGAAATCGTCTGCCAACGGGTTCGCCACAGCCTGAAGCCCGGTGGCTGGCTGTTTTTCAATGAGTACGTCGGGGCCAATCACTTTGCCTTTGATGCGCAACAATGTGCGGCCATCAGCCATGCGTTCGGCTTGATTCCAGAACCGTTTCGCCGCTCATTCGTCAAGGGTTCCTACGGCCAGGTGCAACAGGCCGTGCCATTACCCGACCCCATCGAAGTGGTGAAGGTCGACCCCTCGGAAGCCGTGCGCTCCGCCGACATTTTGCGCGTGGTGCAGGAGCACTTCGAGATTCGCGCGCTGAACCGCTGCGGCGGCTCGCTCCTGCAATTTCTGCTGCACGGCATCGCCGGCAACTTCACGCCGGATAATCCACAGTCGCTCAGGGTGCTGCAAATGTTGTTCGACATCGAGGACGGCCTTATCGAGTCGGGCACGCTGAAAAGTGACTTCGTGGTGGTCGCCGCATCGCCGGGGAAAACCGCATGA
- a CDS encoding Hsp20 family protein — translation MATTLSLAPLFRHSVGFDRFNDLFESALRSEAGTTYPPHNVEKHGDDHYRIVIAAAGLVEDDLEIQVEKGVLTVAGGKREHDENITYLHQGIAQRAFRLSFRLVDHIEVQGAQLSNGLLSIDLLRVVPEEAKPKRIAIGGAAKAEVKSISEQ, via the coding sequence ATGGCTACTACTCTCTCGTTGGCCCCACTGTTCCGCCATTCTGTTGGCTTTGACCGTTTCAACGACCTTTTCGAATCGGCGCTTCGCAGCGAGGCCGGTACCACGTATCCGCCTCACAACGTCGAGAAGCACGGTGATGACCACTACCGGATCGTCATCGCAGCCGCCGGCCTGGTGGAGGACGACCTGGAGATCCAGGTGGAAAAAGGTGTGTTGACCGTCGCCGGTGGCAAGCGTGAACACGATGAAAACATCACCTACCTGCACCAGGGCATCGCCCAGCGCGCGTTCCGCCTGTCGTTCCGCCTGGTCGACCACATCGAAGTGCAGGGCGCACAGCTCTCCAACGGTTTGCTGAGCATCGACTTGCTCAGGGTGGTACCGGAGGAAGCCAAGCCGAAGCGCATTGCGATTGGCGGTGCGGCCAAGGCTGAGGTGAAATCCATCAGCGAGCAGTAA
- a CDS encoding ABC transporter permease, which produces MSEVNARAGMFSSPWRHRELLVSMVQREVIGRYRGSIMGLLWSFLNPLFMLLVYTFVFSMMFKLRWPQGSGSRSEFALLVFAGLLVFNVFAECVGRAPGLIIANANYVKKVMFPLEILPWVVLGAVLFHTLASLLIWLVFHLLFFGFPPLTSLLLPLVLLPLVLFTLGISWLLASLGVYLRDVGQIVGVLTTALMFVSAIFYPASAFPPAYQGLLRLNPLTLVVEQTRDVLFWGVLPDPLTWVCGLLAAGGVAWLGFSWFQKSRKGFADVL; this is translated from the coding sequence ATGAGTGAAGTAAACGCACGGGCCGGCATGTTTTCCAGCCCGTGGCGACATCGAGAACTGTTGGTTTCCATGGTTCAGCGGGAAGTGATTGGTCGGTATCGCGGCTCCATCATGGGGCTGTTGTGGTCGTTCCTGAACCCTCTGTTCATGTTGCTGGTGTACACCTTCGTGTTCAGCATGATGTTCAAGCTGCGCTGGCCTCAAGGCAGCGGTTCCAGGAGCGAATTCGCGCTGCTGGTGTTTGCCGGCCTGCTGGTGTTCAACGTGTTCGCCGAATGTGTGGGCCGTGCGCCCGGCCTGATCATCGCCAACGCCAACTACGTCAAAAAAGTCATGTTCCCCCTGGAGATCCTGCCTTGGGTGGTGCTGGGCGCGGTGCTGTTCCATACCCTGGCCAGCTTATTGATCTGGCTGGTCTTCCACCTGCTGTTTTTCGGTTTTCCGCCCCTGACCAGCCTGCTGCTGCCCCTGGTGCTATTGCCGCTGGTGCTCTTTACCCTGGGCATTTCATGGCTGCTGGCCTCGCTGGGGGTTTACCTGCGCGATGTCGGCCAGATAGTTGGCGTATTGACGACGGCCTTGATGTTCGTCTCCGCGATTTTTTACCCGGCCAGCGCCTTTCCGCCGGCCTATCAAGGCCTCCTGCGCCTCAACCCACTCACGTTGGTGGTCGAGCAAACCCGTGACGTGCTGTTCTGGGGCGTCTTGCCCGACCCTCTCACTTGGGTCTGCGGCCTACTCGCGGCCGGGGGCGTAGCCTGGCTGGGGTTCAGCTGGTTCCAGAAGTCTCGTAAAGGATTTGCCGATGTGCTCTGA
- a CDS encoding 2OG-Fe(II) oxygenase family protein → MIDLSKLSANRLKSAPYSWAQIDALYSPEDAKALARTYPHDHFKTVSGYGGAKDYEYEARQLIAMGSHEVVNPQALSRAWLALSDSLRSAQYRHAMSTLTGQDLSHAPMEVNVFHYGPGANLGPHPDLDDKRVTHILYFNETWNPADGGCLQILGSADPADVVAQVPPVIGNSAVLVRADNSWHAVSRVVDGCRSSRRSVTVTFYRPGSRSSMWPADDPTPLHPYSEPNNATLV, encoded by the coding sequence ATGATTGACCTGAGCAAACTGAGCGCCAATCGCTTGAAAAGCGCGCCTTATTCCTGGGCGCAGATCGACGCGCTGTATAGCCCCGAAGACGCCAAGGCACTGGCCCGAACCTACCCCCACGACCACTTCAAGACGGTATCGGGCTACGGCGGGGCAAAGGATTACGAATACGAGGCACGGCAATTGATCGCCATGGGCAGCCACGAGGTGGTCAACCCACAGGCCCTGAGCCGCGCATGGCTGGCATTGAGCGACAGCCTGCGCTCGGCGCAGTACCGCCATGCGATGTCCACATTGACCGGCCAGGACCTGAGCCACGCGCCCATGGAGGTGAATGTCTTCCATTACGGCCCTGGCGCCAACCTGGGGCCCCATCCCGACCTGGACGACAAACGGGTCACGCACATTCTGTATTTCAACGAGACATGGAACCCCGCCGACGGCGGTTGCCTGCAAATCCTCGGCTCTGCCGACCCTGCCGACGTCGTCGCCCAAGTGCCCCCCGTGATCGGCAACTCGGCGGTCCTGGTGCGCGCCGACAACTCGTGGCACGCGGTTTCGCGAGTCGTGGATGGCTGTCGGTCCTCCCGGCGCAGCGTGACCGTGACCTTCTACCGTCCAGGCTCACGCAGCTCGATGTGGCCGGCCGATGACCCGACACCGCTGCACCCTTACAGTGAACCGAACAACGCAACGCTTGTGTAA